One Spirochaeta africana DSM 8902 genomic window carries:
- a CDS encoding BamA/TamA family outer membrane protein, with translation MSKPIFYCALFLMLVGGVLAGNGLEHEAAATADDDSELAEAAEPGEAAEAGVTIQSAEAAEPVEPAEPAAEDLRPDDYRNWSILPLPVTGYNPDLGVILGASAILLYGPDIGVPEELVTGAASNTASLIAMYTTSGSFVLGGGVRQYLMQDRWLLDAGVSFRRTPQDYWGIGPAAGAANPESYTADSYSLRLGGGREFVPNLYLGSRLSYRYYALAELETDGELIGQGVGNGSETGQFPSLGLWLRYDSTEGNASPYRGILAVVELDGYAGLWGSSLDYSVLRVDLRQYTRVHREQVLGVQLLYRQGFGDVPFFDLPGLGGDNIFRGYPSRRFRDMTAVSLQGEYRLPLPGRFGLVGFASVGQVGSSPADLRLLAGGTAGLKLAGGAGVRFRVGDARQGLNLRVDAAFSAEGFGPYINAGEAF, from the coding sequence ATGAGCAAACCGATATTTTACTGTGCACTGTTTTTGATGCTGGTAGGGGGAGTGCTGGCCGGCAACGGTCTCGAGCATGAGGCTGCTGCCACTGCTGATGATGACAGCGAGCTCGCCGAGGCCGCCGAGCCCGGCGAGGCCGCTGAGGCCGGCGTGACCATTCAGTCCGCCGAGGCTGCGGAGCCCGTTGAGCCCGCCGAGCCCGCCGCAGAGGATCTGCGGCCGGACGATTATCGCAACTGGTCGATCCTGCCGCTGCCGGTTACCGGGTATAATCCGGATCTCGGGGTAATCCTGGGTGCCTCGGCGATTCTGCTGTATGGCCCTGATATCGGGGTGCCCGAGGAGCTGGTTACCGGTGCGGCGTCAAATACCGCCTCGCTGATCGCGATGTACACCACCAGCGGCTCGTTTGTGCTGGGGGGCGGTGTACGGCAGTATCTGATGCAGGATCGCTGGCTGCTGGATGCCGGGGTTTCCTTCCGGCGCACGCCCCAGGATTACTGGGGGATCGGTCCGGCTGCGGGTGCAGCGAACCCGGAAAGCTACACAGCGGACTCCTATTCCCTGCGGCTGGGGGGAGGTCGGGAGTTTGTACCGAATCTCTACCTTGGCTCGCGGTTGAGCTATCGCTACTATGCCCTGGCAGAATTGGAGACCGATGGGGAACTGATCGGCCAGGGTGTGGGCAATGGCAGTGAAACCGGGCAGTTTCCGTCGCTGGGCCTCTGGCTGCGCTATGACTCAACCGAGGGCAATGCATCCCCGTATCGCGGGATACTGGCCGTGGTCGAGCTCGACGGCTACGCAGGGCTCTGGGGAAGCTCGCTGGACTATTCGGTACTCCGGGTTGACCTGCGGCAGTACACCCGGGTGCATCGGGAGCAGGTGCTGGGGGTACAACTGCTGTACCGACAGGGTTTCGGTGATGTGCCGTTTTTTGATCTGCCGGGTCTGGGCGGCGACAATATCTTTCGCGGGTATCCCTCCCGCCGGTTCCGGGACATGACGGCAGTCTCGCTGCAGGGCGAGTACCGGTTGCCGCTGCCAGGGCGCTTCGGGCTGGTCGGCTTTGCCAGCGTAGGACAGGTGGGGTCGTCACCGGCCGACCTGCGACTGCTGGCCGGCGGTACGGCCGGACTGAAGCTTGCCGGCGGCGCCGGGGTTCGCTTCCGGGTGGGGGATGCCCGTCAGGGACTGAATCTCCGGGTGGACGCTGCCTTCAGTGCAGAAGGGTTCGGGCCGTATATCAATGCCGGAGAGGCGTTTTAG
- a CDS encoding metal-dependent transcriptional regulator gives MPSSTVEQYIKIIYLQAERSRRSLVQMKELAAEMGVTPGTATSMVKHLAERGLILYVPRKGVELTDAGRSLALTMVRRHRLIETFLEQVLGYDWSEVHDDAERLEHAVSEQFVDRIDAYLGNPEFDPHGDPIPTADGAIERHETCPLSRCQPGQRVEIRRIGNTDSSVLSLMKEYQVMPGEVFTLVDSSAAGGTVSLQHDSSAAVRTIGLDLGSRIQVAVLAD, from the coding sequence GTGCCAAGCAGTACCGTTGAACAATACATCAAGATTATCTATCTCCAGGCCGAGCGCAGTCGGCGCTCACTGGTACAGATGAAGGAGCTTGCCGCCGAGATGGGGGTTACCCCGGGGACCGCGACCTCTATGGTCAAGCATCTGGCCGAACGAGGGTTGATCCTCTACGTGCCGCGCAAGGGGGTGGAGCTGACCGATGCCGGGCGCAGCCTGGCACTTACCATGGTGCGGCGTCACCGGCTGATCGAGACCTTTCTCGAGCAGGTGCTGGGGTATGACTGGAGCGAGGTTCATGACGATGCCGAACGACTGGAGCATGCCGTTTCGGAGCAGTTTGTGGATCGCATCGATGCTTATCTGGGGAATCCGGAGTTTGATCCCCACGGGGATCCCATACCGACTGCCGATGGTGCGATCGAGCGGCATGAAACCTGCCCGCTCAGCCGCTGTCAGCCCGGCCAGCGGGTAGAGATCCGTCGGATCGGCAATACCGACAGCAGTGTGCTTTCCTTGATGAAGGAGTACCAGGTCATGCCTGGCGAGGTGTTTACCCTGGTGGACAGCAGTGCGGCCGGGGGTACGGTGAGCCTGCAGCACGACAGCAGCGCGGCGGTACGTACAATCGGCCTGGATCTCGGCAGCCGGATTCAGGTGGCGGTGCTGGCGGACTGA
- a CDS encoding Smr/MutS family protein has protein sequence MQDNMDQPYRLPITSQLDLHLFQPREVKDLVPDYLQECRQNGILQVRIIHGKGRGVLLQTVHRCLERLEFVESYAVDWGGRGSWGATSVCLQPLPSLPPDQSASTAT, from the coding sequence ATGCAAGACAACATGGACCAGCCATACCGACTGCCGATAACCAGCCAGCTCGACCTGCACCTGTTTCAGCCGCGAGAGGTCAAGGACCTGGTACCGGATTATCTGCAGGAATGCCGGCAGAACGGCATACTGCAGGTAAGGATAATCCATGGCAAGGGTCGGGGGGTGCTGCTGCAGACCGTTCACCGCTGCCTGGAGCGGCTGGAGTTTGTCGAGTCATATGCGGTTGACTGGGGCGGGCGCGGCAGCTGGGGCGCCACCAGCGTCTGCCTGCAGCCGCTGCCGTCGCTGCCGCCGGATCAGTCCGCCAGCACCGCCACCTGA
- a CDS encoding HPr family phosphocarrier protein gives MITRELTVTNPKGIHVRPSGLLYKAALKHQSRIVLSKNGQQADCREIVMILALGAQQGDIITLQVEGPDEVEAAAEIEEIFSLNFMDTD, from the coding sequence ATGATCACCAGAGAGCTGACAGTCACCAATCCCAAGGGGATTCATGTACGCCCTTCGGGCCTGCTCTACAAGGCCGCACTCAAGCATCAGTCCCGGATTGTGCTCTCCAAGAATGGCCAGCAAGCCGACTGCCGCGAAATCGTGATGATACTGGCCCTGGGTGCTCAGCAAGGTGATATTATCACCCTGCAGGTAGAGGGGCCGGACGAGGTCGAGGCGGCGGCCGAGATCGAGGAAATCTTCTCGCTGAATTTTATGGATACCGACTGA
- a CDS encoding Hpt domain-containing protein, whose product MGSSEEAHFNPEEVLERLGGDRALLQELIGYALEDFPAYIESIHSAIERGEPEAVQRSAHKMKGFARNMGFHRLAELALQTEQQHAEPAAELRSYLDAIRAEIDTLVGLIS is encoded by the coding sequence ATGGGGAGCAGTGAGGAAGCGCATTTCAATCCGGAAGAGGTTCTCGAGCGACTGGGGGGCGATCGCGCCCTGCTGCAGGAGCTTATTGGCTATGCACTGGAGGACTTTCCGGCCTATATCGAGAGCATTCATTCCGCAATAGAACGAGGTGAACCCGAGGCTGTACAGCGGTCAGCACACAAGATGAAGGGTTTCGCACGCAATATGGGGTTTCACCGGCTCGCCGAGCTGGCACTACAGACCGAGCAGCAGCACGCCGAGCCGGCAGCCGAACTGCGCAGCTATCTGGATGCGATTCGCGCCGAGATTGACACCCTGGTCGGGCTGATATCCTGA
- a CDS encoding glycosyltransferase: protein MSARTSLSRNTHLIEAAWEVCNQVGGIYTVIRTKIPGILQHWNHQHYVLTGPYFPAQADAVVDPQDEDGSVFGQAAQLLRARGYRVVYGRWLVPGRPQVVLIDPESGPLSDEDIRRKLQDELGIPCPANDPLFRQVARFNLGLFEFCLRCSELLPVQSPLIAHFHEWMAGLPIALLQALPETLRPGHLRTVFTTHATLLGRYLAMQDLDFYENLAGFEWQREARHYGIEPGVRTERAAANGADVFTTVSAITADECTHLLGRTPDLLLPNGINSERFEALHEFQNLHKQNKERIHAFTMGHFFRSTPLDLDTTLYFFTSGRYEFRNKGFDMTLDALSRVNTALREAGSPTSIVMFFITRAPYHSINPNVLESRALLEELRNTCDEVAEEIKQSLLYRALREPSRRLPDLNSCISEHIRLRLRRSLQSWESQELPYVTTHTMVDSDGDPILQAIRRVKLFNHREDPVKIVYHPDFVTQLSPLFGMEYPEFVRGCHLGIFPSYYEPWGYTPLECVSSGVPAITSNLSGFGDYVQKSMRNHRRQGLYVVDRRSRSYQDCVEELAGYMLDIAAMSRRDRIELRNRTEAGSPLFGWDRLIKHYQKAYTLSQR from the coding sequence ATGAGTGCACGTACATCCCTTTCCCGTAACACCCACCTGATAGAGGCAGCCTGGGAGGTCTGCAACCAGGTCGGCGGCATCTATACGGTTATCCGGACCAAGATCCCCGGCATCCTGCAGCACTGGAACCATCAGCACTATGTACTGACCGGGCCGTATTTCCCGGCTCAGGCAGATGCCGTGGTCGATCCGCAGGACGAGGATGGCAGCGTATTCGGTCAGGCTGCCCAGCTGCTGCGCGCCCGCGGCTATCGTGTGGTCTACGGGCGCTGGCTGGTCCCCGGGCGCCCGCAGGTGGTACTGATAGACCCGGAATCCGGACCGCTGTCCGATGAAGACATTCGCCGCAAGCTGCAGGACGAGCTGGGGATCCCCTGCCCGGCAAACGACCCCCTGTTCCGGCAGGTTGCCCGCTTCAATCTGGGGCTGTTCGAGTTCTGCCTGCGCTGCAGCGAGCTGCTGCCGGTCCAATCCCCGCTGATTGCGCATTTTCATGAGTGGATGGCCGGTCTGCCGATCGCCCTGCTGCAGGCCCTGCCGGAAACGCTGCGCCCGGGGCACCTGCGCACCGTGTTTACTACCCACGCCACCCTGCTGGGCCGCTACCTGGCAATGCAGGATCTGGATTTCTACGAGAATCTGGCTGGCTTCGAGTGGCAGCGCGAGGCACGCCACTACGGGATCGAGCCCGGGGTCCGCACCGAGCGGGCCGCCGCCAACGGTGCGGATGTTTTCACCACGGTCAGTGCCATAACCGCGGATGAGTGCACCCATCTGCTGGGCAGAACCCCGGACCTGCTGCTGCCCAACGGGATCAACAGCGAACGCTTCGAGGCCCTGCACGAGTTCCAGAACCTGCACAAGCAGAACAAGGAACGGATCCACGCCTTTACCATGGGGCATTTTTTCCGCAGCACCCCGCTGGATCTGGACACTACCCTGTATTTTTTCACCTCCGGGCGCTATGAGTTTCGCAACAAGGGATTCGATATGACCCTGGATGCACTGAGCCGGGTCAACACCGCACTGCGGGAGGCGGGTTCACCAACCAGTATCGTGATGTTCTTTATAACCCGGGCACCCTACCACAGCATCAACCCCAATGTGCTGGAATCCCGCGCCCTGCTGGAAGAACTGCGCAACACCTGCGACGAGGTGGCCGAGGAGATCAAGCAGTCGCTGCTGTACCGCGCCCTGCGCGAGCCGAGCCGACGTCTGCCGGACCTGAACAGCTGCATCTCGGAGCATATCCGGCTGCGGCTGCGCCGCTCTCTGCAGAGCTGGGAATCGCAGGAGCTGCCGTATGTTACCACGCACACCATGGTGGACAGCGATGGTGATCCGATTTTGCAGGCGATCCGCCGGGTCAAGCTGTTCAACCACCGCGAGGACCCGGTCAAGATTGTGTATCATCCCGACTTTGTAACCCAGCTCAGCCCGCTGTTTGGCATGGAGTATCCCGAGTTTGTACGTGGCTGCCACCTCGGCATCTTTCCCAGCTACTACGAACCCTGGGGATACACCCCATTGGAGTGTGTCTCGTCCGGGGTGCCGGCAATCACCAGCAATCTCTCGGGATTTGGCGACTATGTGCAGAAAAGCATGCGCAATCATCGGCGACAGGGACTATACGTAGTAGACCGCCGCTCCCGAAGCTATCAGGACTGTGTCGAGGAGCTGGCCGGCTACATGCTGGATATCGCGGCGATGTCACGTCGTGACCGCATCGAGCTGCGCAATCGTACCGAGGCCGGCAGCCCGCTATTCGGATGGGATCGCTTGATAAAACACTATCAGAAGGCCTACACTCTATCCCAGAGGTAA
- a CDS encoding FKBP-type peptidyl-prolyl cis-trans isomerase yields MNIAKNSVVTMDYTLKDGDGTVIDTSEGREPLAYLHGAGNIIPGLESALEGKPAGESVQAVIAPADAYGEWDENKVFDLNKEQFSGVESVEPGMQFQAQIQDTPTILTVKEVEGDKVTVDANHPLAGATLHFDVEIREVREASEEEISHGHVH; encoded by the coding sequence ATGAATATTGCAAAAAACTCAGTAGTAACCATGGATTATACCCTCAAGGATGGAGATGGCACGGTTATCGATACCTCCGAGGGTCGTGAACCACTGGCCTACCTGCATGGTGCCGGCAACATCATTCCAGGCCTGGAGTCCGCTCTGGAAGGCAAGCCTGCCGGCGAGAGCGTGCAAGCGGTGATAGCCCCGGCCGATGCTTACGGCGAGTGGGATGAAAACAAGGTATTCGATCTGAACAAGGAGCAGTTTTCGGGCGTTGAATCGGTTGAACCCGGTATGCAGTTCCAGGCACAGATCCAGGACACCCCCACCATCCTTACCGTCAAGGAGGTTGAGGGAGACAAGGTGACGGTAGACGCCAACCACCCCCTGGCCGGCGCCACCCTGCACTTCGATGTAGAGATTCGCGAGGTGCGCGAAGCCAGCGAGGAAGAAATCTCGCACGGCCATGTTCACTAA
- the ilvC gene encoding ketol-acid reductoisomerase — protein sequence MSKNYFNSIPWREGLKQLGTCRFMDRSEFSTGIEVLKGKKIVIVGAGAQGLNQGLNLRESGLDVSFALRKEAIEQKRASWKGATDNGFTVGTYDELIPTADVVGNLTPDKQHTNVINAVMPLMKQGAALWYSHGFNIVEEGMQIRPDITVVMMAPKGPGSEVRVEYERGFGIPTLIAVHPENDPDGNGFAIAKALAVGTGGSRAGVLASSFVAEVKSDLMGEQTILCGMLQTGSLLCFDKMVEKGIDKAWAAKFIQYGWETITEALKFGGITGMMDRLSNPAKIKAVELADELKQIMAPLYQKHQDDIISGEFSRVMMEDWANDDANLLGWREATGATAFEQTAPADTVIREQEYFDKGILMVAMVKAGVELAFETMTDAGIKDESAYYESLHETPLIANLIARKKLYEMNKVISDTAEYGCYLFDNACRPLLADFMRQVDTDVIGAGLSLADTSVPNKQLVTVNDAIRNHPVEIVGKKLRSYMTAMKEIVLGADNA from the coding sequence ATGTCCAAGAATTATTTTAACAGTATACCCTGGCGAGAGGGATTGAAACAGCTCGGGACCTGTCGATTTATGGATCGCAGCGAGTTTTCGACCGGCATTGAGGTACTGAAAGGCAAGAAGATTGTGATTGTCGGTGCCGGGGCGCAAGGTCTGAATCAGGGGTTGAATCTGCGCGAGAGCGGGCTTGATGTCAGCTTTGCCTTGCGCAAGGAAGCGATCGAGCAGAAGCGAGCCAGCTGGAAGGGCGCAACCGACAACGGGTTTACGGTTGGCACCTATGACGAGCTGATCCCGACCGCCGATGTGGTCGGCAACCTTACGCCGGACAAGCAGCACACCAATGTAATCAACGCGGTTATGCCGCTGATGAAGCAGGGAGCAGCCCTGTGGTACAGTCATGGATTCAACATTGTCGAGGAGGGGATGCAGATTCGTCCCGATATCACGGTAGTGATGATGGCTCCCAAGGGGCCCGGCAGCGAGGTTCGGGTGGAATATGAGCGCGGGTTTGGTATCCCGACCCTGATCGCGGTTCATCCGGAGAACGATCCCGACGGCAACGGGTTTGCTATCGCCAAGGCACTGGCAGTGGGAACTGGCGGCAGCCGGGCCGGGGTGCTGGCCTCCAGCTTTGTGGCTGAAGTAAAGAGTGACCTGATGGGCGAGCAGACGATTCTCTGCGGTATGCTGCAGACCGGCAGCCTGCTGTGTTTCGACAAGATGGTAGAGAAGGGGATTGACAAGGCCTGGGCAGCAAAGTTCATCCAGTACGGCTGGGAAACCATAACCGAGGCCCTGAAGTTCGGCGGCATTACCGGGATGATGGATCGCCTCTCGAATCCTGCCAAGATCAAGGCCGTCGAGTTGGCCGATGAGCTCAAGCAGATCATGGCGCCGCTGTACCAGAAGCACCAGGATGATATCATCAGCGGCGAGTTCAGCCGGGTAATGATGGAGGACTGGGCCAACGACGATGCCAACCTGCTGGGCTGGCGAGAAGCTACCGGCGCAACCGCCTTTGAACAGACCGCCCCTGCCGATACCGTGATTCGCGAGCAGGAGTACTTTGACAAAGGGATTCTGATGGTGGCCATGGTCAAGGCCGGGGTCGAGCTCGCGTTCGAGACCATGACCGATGCAGGCATCAAGGATGAGAGTGCCTATTACGAGAGCCTGCACGAGACCCCGCTGATCGCCAATCTGATTGCGCGGAAAAAGCTCTACGAGATGAACAAGGTTATCAGCGACACCGCCGAGTACGGCTGCTATCTGTTCGATAATGCCTGCCGTCCGCTGCTGGCAGATTTCATGCGGCAGGTGGATACCGATGTGATCGGTGCCGGGCTGAGCCTGGCCGACACCAGCGTGCCGAACAAGCAGCTGGTTACCGTGAATGATGCAATACGCAATCATCCGGTGGAGATCGTCGGCAAGAAGCTGCGCTCCTACATGACCGCCATGAAAGAGATCGTGTTGGGCGCGGATAACGCCTGA
- a CDS encoding chloride channel protein, with amino-acid sequence MQHTMSLGRTVQLILLYILVGIVAGLGAIIFQQLLSLMNIYLMEGIVGYTDIEIVSGLRRFSLAWNRPELRPWLLPLLAGAGGLATGLIVYRFAPEAAGHGTDEVIESYHKGDGEVRLRVSVVKTIASAITIGSGGSGGKEGPIAQIGAGFGSFICTRIPTYRRYRREIMLAGMAAGIAAIFRAPLAGAIFAAEILHADMEYNGRVLVPAVLASAVSYGVYALYFGFQAVFVVPEFSYQFSLLHLLPFTLVGVLSALAAFLFVRSFYGIRDLFAAVKLPPWLKPALGGVLTGLIALQFPEALGEGSFHLKRIIEGDFVLRGLLLLLVMKTLTTSFSIGSGGSGGVFGPSLFIGAVLGGIFGTVYTMLLPATGIPVIVFVLLGMVAFFAGAANAPFSTVIIVSEMTRTFSLMVPFLWVSMFGYLFSQNWNIYENQVRLRGNILDLE; translated from the coding sequence GTGCAGCACACCATGAGCCTTGGACGAACCGTGCAGCTGATCCTGCTGTATATCCTGGTCGGAATAGTCGCCGGCCTGGGAGCGATTATTTTCCAGCAGCTGCTGTCGCTTATGAATATCTATCTGATGGAAGGGATCGTCGGGTATACCGATATCGAGATTGTCAGCGGATTGCGGCGTTTCAGCCTGGCCTGGAACCGTCCGGAGCTGCGGCCCTGGCTGCTGCCGCTATTGGCAGGTGCCGGCGGGCTGGCAACCGGGCTGATTGTGTATCGCTTTGCACCGGAGGCTGCCGGGCATGGGACCGATGAGGTAATCGAGTCCTACCACAAGGGGGATGGCGAGGTGCGGCTGCGGGTAAGCGTGGTCAAGACCATTGCCTCGGCCATTACCATTGGCAGTGGCGGCTCCGGCGGCAAGGAGGGACCGATTGCCCAGATCGGGGCCGGGTTCGGCTCGTTTATCTGTACCCGGATCCCCACCTATCGGCGCTATCGGCGAGAGATAATGCTGGCCGGGATGGCCGCCGGGATAGCCGCCATCTTCCGGGCGCCCCTGGCCGGGGCCATATTTGCCGCCGAGATTCTGCATGCCGACATGGAGTACAACGGCCGGGTGCTGGTGCCAGCGGTACTGGCCTCGGCGGTGTCGTACGGGGTATATGCCCTGTATTTCGGGTTTCAGGCAGTGTTTGTTGTGCCGGAGTTCAGCTATCAGTTTTCACTGCTGCATCTGCTGCCCTTCACTCTGGTGGGGGTGCTCTCCGCCCTGGCCGCGTTTCTGTTTGTCCGTTCCTTTTACGGCATCCGTGATCTGTTTGCGGCTGTAAAGCTTCCTCCCTGGCTGAAACCGGCCTTGGGCGGGGTGCTGACCGGGCTGATTGCCCTGCAGTTTCCCGAGGCACTGGGTGAGGGGTCGTTTCATCTCAAGCGGATCATCGAAGGGGATTTTGTACTGCGTGGCCTGCTGTTGCTGCTGGTAATGAAAACCCTGACAACCTCATTCTCCATCGGCAGCGGTGGGTCCGGCGGGGTGTTCGGCCCGTCACTGTTTATCGGGGCGGTACTGGGCGGGATCTTCGGTACCGTCTATACCATGCTGCTGCCGGCAACCGGGATCCCGGTGATTGTGTTCGTATTATTGGGTATGGTGGCGTTCTTTGCCGGGGCTGCCAACGCGCCATTTTCTACGGTAATCATTGTTTCCGAGATGACCCGTACCTTCTCGCTGATGGTCCCGTTTCTCTGGGTGTCGATGTTCGGGTATCTGTTCTCCCAGAACTGGAATATCTACGAGAATCAGGTGCGGCTGCGCGGGAATATCCTCGATCTTGAGTAG
- the gpmI gene encoding 2,3-bisphosphoglycerate-independent phosphoglycerate mutase, with product MAPKPVVLIVRDGWGRNPNPDQHDYNAVELANTPCSDTLLKKYPWVQIATSGEDVGLPEGTMGNSEVGHQNLGAGRIVYQDSVRITKAIREGDFFRNESLTAGIERAKKNAGWVHIMGLASDAGVHALLNHLYASVEMCKKLGQTKVAVHLFTDGRDTGPYTGIEFIRQIEEKLAEIGIGQVASITGRYWAMDRDNRWERVKRAYDMLTGRATDLPVFDTATEAMQHYYDNPDNDSQTGDEFVTPRFVGSDWQETRMKDGDSAIFYNFRGDRPREIIRSFVMDDFYGSVKPSPDSGEKGFDRGSKLDIFWVTMTAYEAELSTMVNVAFPKPGKMVNISGEYLSKKGLTQFRCAETEKFPHVTFFFNDYRDEPFDGETHQMAQSPKVATYDLQPEMSAGQVRDLVLGRIKADDCEDFILVNFANGDMVGHTGKLDAAIKACETVDACVQEIVDATLARGGKLVVTADHGNAEQMYAPEIKSAHTSHTTYDVDCIIVDPDLTDKASGAPDSPSAALRGDGRLADVMPTVLQLMGLEKPAEMSGSSLIK from the coding sequence ATGGCACCAAAACCTGTTGTACTGATTGTACGCGACGGCTGGGGACGCAACCCCAACCCGGACCAGCACGACTATAACGCCGTAGAACTGGCGAACACCCCCTGCAGTGATACCCTGCTGAAAAAATACCCCTGGGTTCAGATTGCCACCTCTGGCGAGGATGTCGGCCTGCCGGAAGGCACCATGGGCAACTCCGAGGTAGGCCACCAGAACCTGGGCGCCGGCCGGATTGTCTACCAGGACTCGGTACGGATAACCAAAGCCATTCGCGAGGGTGACTTTTTCCGGAATGAATCCCTGACCGCCGGGATCGAGCGGGCCAAAAAGAACGCCGGCTGGGTGCATATCATGGGACTGGCGTCCGACGCCGGGGTACATGCCCTGCTGAATCATCTGTATGCAAGCGTCGAGATGTGTAAAAAGCTCGGTCAGACCAAGGTTGCGGTGCACCTGTTTACCGATGGGCGCGATACCGGCCCCTACACCGGGATCGAATTCATCCGGCAGATCGAGGAAAAGCTCGCCGAGATCGGGATCGGTCAGGTAGCCTCGATTACCGGGCGCTACTGGGCTATGGATCGCGACAATCGCTGGGAACGCGTCAAGCGCGCCTACGACATGCTGACCGGGCGCGCCACCGATCTTCCGGTATTCGACACTGCCACCGAGGCAATGCAGCACTACTATGACAACCCCGACAACGACAGCCAGACCGGGGACGAGTTTGTTACCCCACGCTTTGTCGGCAGTGACTGGCAGGAAACCCGCATGAAAGACGGCGACAGTGCGATATTCTACAATTTCCGCGGCGACCGCCCGCGAGAGATCATCCGATCCTTTGTGATGGATGATTTCTATGGCAGTGTAAAACCATCCCCGGATTCCGGTGAGAAAGGATTCGACCGCGGCAGCAAGCTGGATATCTTCTGGGTAACCATGACCGCCTACGAGGCCGAACTCTCGACCATGGTGAATGTCGCCTTCCCCAAACCCGGCAAGATGGTAAACATTTCCGGCGAATATCTGAGCAAGAAGGGCCTGACCCAGTTTCGCTGTGCCGAGACCGAGAAATTCCCGCATGTCACCTTTTTCTTTAACGACTATCGCGACGAGCCCTTCGACGGCGAAACCCACCAGATGGCACAGTCACCCAAGGTTGCCACCTACGACCTGCAGCCCGAGATGAGTGCAGGGCAGGTTCGCGACCTGGTACTGGGCCGCATCAAGGCCGATGACTGCGAGGATTTTATCCTGGTGAACTTTGCCAACGGTGACATGGTCGGCCATACCGGCAAGCTGGATGCGGCAATCAAGGCCTGCGAAACCGTAGACGCCTGCGTGCAGGAGATCGTGGATGCCACCCTGGCCCGCGGCGGCAAGCTGGTGGTCACTGCAGACCACGGCAACGCCGAGCAGATGTACGCCCCCGAGATCAAGAGCGCCCACACCTCGCACACTACCTACGACGTGGACTGCATCATTGTGGACCCGGATCTGACGGACAAGGCCAGCGGGGCACCCGACAGCCCGTCTGCCGCACTACGCGGTGATGGTCGCCTGGCCGATGTAATGCCGACGGTCCTGCAGCTGATGGGACTGGAAAAACCGGCGGAAATGAGCGGATCCTCACTGATCAAGTAG